CATTAGGAACTTGGTTAGGAATGCTGTTTGACTGGCGTGGAGTGTTCTGGATCATGTCAGCGCTAACCTTATTATTGTTAATCTGGGTACGACTAGCGATACCAGACTTTGCGGGACAGTCGGTTAAACAGCGCTTGCCTATTAAACGCATTTTCTTGATGCCAGGTATCCGTCCCGTACTGCTCACAGTGTTCGTCTGGATAACCGCGCACAATCTACTTTATACCTATATCGAACCGTTCTTAGCCTCGGTTGGGTTAGCAGAGCGGGTCGACGCTGTCCTATTGCTATTCGGCATGGCTGCCATGGTTGGAATCTGGCTGACTGGGCTGTTAGTCGATCACTGGCTACGGGCTATGGCTTTGATAGGTCTGAGTGGATTTGCGGTAGCTGCATTAATATTGGGCTTCTCTGGTGGCTCAACGGCACTCGTGCTAGTGGGCATAGCCCTATGGGGTATCACCTTTGGTGGCGCACCAATAATGCTACAAACTGCGCTAGCGGGTGCAGCGGGTAAGAATGCCGATGTGGCACAATCAATGTTTGTGACCGTATTTAATTTGGCAGTCGCTAGCGGCGGGGTAGCGGGTGCACTACTATTACAGCACCTTGGGGCAGTGTCATTCCCATGGGCAGTACTCGCGCTAGCACTAATAGGTTTGTCGATCGTATGGACTGCTAGAATAAATGGTTTCCGCGCTAAATAACAATCTAGACACTATAATCTAACGGGAGAAATACTAGCTTAAGTGTTTATCTATGACAGACAAGGCGGTTATCTATAACCATAAAAAAGGGCTATAACAGCCCTTTTTTGTTGTCTGCAATTTATATTTAACTTTTAATAACTGCCCGATTATTTGCCCACTTTAGCTGGTCTATTTTGCAGAGAATACAGTATGGCTAGAAAAAATCTATGAAGCCTCTAGCATATATCAAGTTCACAGCAAGCAACTTTTTTAGCGGTCGCGTGAAGTTATATCTCGTTTTTATTCAATATCATCGGAAACGAGTTTGGCCATGTCATTAGAATACTTTAAGCGACTAAACTGATTTAAGCTGATATATCACTTTAAATTGCTAATTTCCACTTCAATCATTGATGACTCAGCGTCCCATTGGCGTTTGAACTGACGCAGTTGCTCAAGCTCATCTAATAGCTCAATAATCAAACCAATCGCTGGCACGCTGGCTTCAAAGTCGCGACTCAAACGAGAAGCGCGGCGAACGGTGGTCAGTTGATAGCCGCTAAACTGTTCGCTGTCAGGCACGTCATATTCAATGACGCTCTCTTCAATCAAAGCAATGACCCATTGACGATCCTGCCCACAAGCAGACACCAGTTCGTCTAAGTTCATGATAATGTCGGTTAATTCAGGCGAGTGTTTCATAATTATTATCCTCGTTTGCTCTGTATGTCATCGGTACCATATAGTCATCATTTTTACGGCTGTTATCGTTAACACTGCGATAGTGGAATACCAGCATAAGTAACCTTTGCGCTTCTGTGCTTTATAGCCAGTTCTAAAAACTTATCGCTATTTTTAAAAGACTGATTTCATTAGTCGCAAGCTATCATAGTTCATAAGCGGTTAAAATCGTTTCAGCGTCCTTAATAAATGCTATTCATAATACTATTATGTAGTACAGCTACTATTGACTCACACTATTGATTAGCGGCTAATACTGCTATCAGTAAAGGCTTGTTTTAACTGCTC
The sequence above is a segment of the Psychrobacter sp. PL19 genome. Coding sequences within it:
- a CDS encoding MFS transporter, whose amino-acid sequence is MSIDDHQVSAPVAPSLPIWKLLAFTLAGFLAIMTETMPAGLLPQISESLGVSKALAGQLITFYALGSVLAAIPVIAATRSWNRRRLFMLAVGALLVFNIVTTLSSSYAIIIVARFAAGMAAGVIWGLLPGYVLRMVADNMRGRALAITGVGQPIALALGIPLGTWLGMLFDWRGVFWIMSALTLLLLIWVRLAIPDFAGQSVKQRLPIKRIFLMPGIRPVLLTVFVWITAHNLLYTYIEPFLASVGLAERVDAVLLLFGMAAMVGIWLTGLLVDHWLRAMALIGLSGFAVAALILGFSGGSTALVLVGIALWGITFGGAPIMLQTALAGAAGKNADVAQSMFVTVFNLAVASGGVAGALLLQHLGAVSFPWAVLALALIGLSIVWTARINGFRAK
- a CDS encoding chaperone modulator CbpM; this translates as MKHSPELTDIIMNLDELVSACGQDRQWVIALIEESVIEYDVPDSEQFSGYQLTTVRRASRLSRDFEASVPAIGLIIELLDELEQLRQFKRQWDAESSMIEVEISNLK